A genomic window from Lycium barbarum isolate Lr01 chromosome 4, ASM1917538v2, whole genome shotgun sequence includes:
- the LOC132637121 gene encoding uncharacterized protein LOC132637121, with protein sequence MGDNTRNVAVAQTGNVNQIDPSNPLYIHSSDSPGMSLVNFIFDGRGFQGWRKTILIALSAKNKLGFINGTCKMPNVDAPDYQAWSRCNDMVTSWLLNSLSKDIADNIIYSKAARDLYTDLEQRFGQSNSAKLFHLQKELSDIVQGNTDVAGYFTKIKRLWDELDSLNTDNKCSCNCIYGGKEKLTKSLEDEKLINFLMGLNETYGPARSSILMIKPLPNLNHAYSLLLQEENQRELYINANVSTGTVSFMAGKQAYGTNQVYAENQNHVTNHVYAAQRNKPSSQGVWENKSQKPKQNNLFCTYCKKTNHTSKVKKNQSKARSNSVSIEEIEMMTQDTNMRSNMGNNMNQLTKEQYNQAIQYYRGKKMGEGSTFGIAPEGTGNINAATGITYTLSLTYLASKNSSYWIIDSGASEHMCFNPKAPFMKRPQVFGESRDGLFLLQPNSTTRSFYFKENKHVVVSEATPQGKFEPRAKSCVFLGYSDNKKGYKCLDLETKKIIVSRDVKFEEESFPFATASSNPSTIFPLSHHYRILDDLPTLDSTSC encoded by the exons ATGGGAGACAACACTAGAAATGTTGCAGTTGCACAAACTGGAAATGTTAACCAGATTGACCCTAGTAACCCACTCTATATCCATTCTTCTGATTCACCAGGTATGAGTTTGGTGAATTTTATCTTTGACGGTAGAGGTTTCCAAGGATGGAGAAAGACCATCCTTATTGCTCTTTCTGCCAAGAATAAACTTGGCTTTATAAATGGTACCTGCAAAATGCCAAATGTAGATGCACCAGATTATCAAGCATGGAGTAGATGCAATGATATGGTAACTTCATGGTTACTTAATTCTCTATCAAAGGACATAGCAGATAACATCATTTACTCTAAGGCTGCTAGAGATCTTTACACAGATCTGGAACAAAGATTTGGACAGTCAAATAGTGCTAAACTTTTTCATTTGCAAAAAGAGTTAAGTGACATTGTTCAGGGAAACACAGATGTGGCAGGATACTTCACCAAAATCAAAAGGCTTTGGGATGAGCTAGATTCATTAAACACAGACAACAAATGCAGTTGCAACTGCATCTATGGGGGAAAGGAAAAGCTAACTAAATCTCTAGAAGATGAGAAATTGATTAACTTCCTCATGGGGCTAAATGAAACCTATGGTCCAGCTAGGAGTAGTATCCTCATGATTAAGCCTTTGCCCAATCTCAACCATGCCTACTCATTACTTTTGCAGGAAGAGAACCAAAGAGAATTATACATTAATGCTAATGTATCTACTGGCACTGTATCTTTCATGGCAGGAAAACAAGCATATGGAACTAACCAAGTTTATGCAGAAAATCAGAACCATGTCACCAATCATGTCTATGCAGCCCAGAGAAACAAACCATCTAGTCAAGGGGTTTGGGAAAACAAATCACAAAAACCCAAACAAAACAACCTGTTCTGTACCTACTGCAAGAAAACTAATCATACCAG CAAAGTAAAGAAGAACCAATCTAAAGCAAGAAGTAATTCAGTTTCAATTGAAGAAATAGAGATGATGACTCAAGACACAAACATGAGAAGTAATATGGGAAACAACATGAATCAACTAACCAAAGAGCAATACAATCAGGCTATTCAGTACTACAGAGGAAAGAAAATGGGAGAAGGTTCAACTTTTGGAATAGCACCTGAAGGAACAGGAAACATAAATGCTGCTACTGGTATAACTTATACACTCTCTCTTACCTATCTAGCTTCTAAAAATTCTAGTTACTGGATCATAGATTCAGGAGCTTCTGAGCACATGTGCTTCAATCCTAAA GCCCCTTTTATGAAGAGGCCACAAGTTTTTGGTGAATCAAGGGATGGACTCTTTCTTCTCCAACCTAATAGTACAACTAGGAGTTTTTATTTTAAGGAAAACAAACATGTAGTAGTTTCAGAGGCTACTCCTCA GGGAAAATTTGAACCTAGAGCTAAGTCTTGTGTTTTTCTAGGGTACTCGGATAATAAAAAAGGTTATAAGTGTTTGGATTTGGAAACCAAGAAAATCATTGTATCCAGAGATGTGAAATTTGAGGAGGAGTCTTTTCCTTTTGCTACTGCTTCATCAAATCCATCAACTATCTTTCCTCTTTCTCATCACTACAGGATACTTGATGATTTACCAACACTTGACTCTACctcttgttga
- the LOC132635072 gene encoding NAC domain-containing protein 7-like encodes MNSFTHVPPGFRFHPTDEELVDYYLRKKIASKRIDLDVIKEIDLYKIEPWDLQELCKIIGSEEQNEWYFFSHKDKKYPTGTRTNRATKAGFWKATGRDKAIYRKHLLIGMRKTLVFYKGRAPNGQKSDWIMHEYRLETNENGNTPQEEGWAVCRVFKKKLATTMRGEGHHQHESLCWYNDDQLVSNFMPDFDSPRRNFPNPYNPPVYQHPNPHYSSNIMQQPHNDAFLQLPQLESPKIPQSYGNNIINQIIAQPNSSIYNNNYDQAVDQVTDWRVLDKFVASQLSQQDGCSNMDNAACSSSPASEQMSLIHQNDTKGTEMASSDIGSLSASSSQVDLWK; translated from the exons ATGAATTCATTTACACATGTTCCTCCTGGTTTTAGATTCCACCCCACGGATGAAGAATTAGTTGATTATTACCTCAGGAAAAAGATTGCTTCTAAAAGAATTGACCTTGATGTCATTAAGGAAATTGACCTTTATAAAATCGAGCCATGGGATCTTCAAG aacTGTGCAAAATTATAGGAAGTGAGGAGCAGAATGAATGGTACTTCTTTAGTCATAAAGACAAGAAGTATCCAACTGGAACTCGAACAAATAGAGCTACAAAAGCAGGATTTTGGAAAGCTACTGGAAGAGATAAGGCTATTTATCGTAAGCACCTTTTGATTGGAATGAGAAAGACTTTGGTATTTTACAAAGGTCGAGCACCAAATGGACAAAAATCGGATTGGATAATGCATGAGTACAGACTTGAAACCAATGAGAATGGGAATACTCCTCAG GAAGAAGGATGGGCAGTGTGTAGAGTATTCAAGAAAAAATTAGCGACAACAATGAGGGGAGAAGGACATCATCAACACGAGTCACTATGTTGGTATAACGATGACCAATTAGTGTCTAATTTCATGCCTGATTTCGACTCTCCACGCCGTAATTTTCCAAATCCATATAATCCTCCAGTATACCAACATCCAAATCCTCATTATTCCAGCAATATTATGCAGCAGCCACATAATGATGCATTTCTCCAACTCCCTCAACTAGAGTCTCCAAAAATCCCTCAATCCTATGGAAACAATATTATCAACCAAATTATAGCACAGCCCAACTCCTCAATTTACAATAACAATTATGATCAAGCAGTGGATCAAGTGACCGATTGGCGAGTACTCGATAAATTTGTTGCATCTCAACTTAGTCAACAAGATGGTTGCAGCAACATGGACAATGCTGCTTGCTCCAGTTCCCCAGCTTCTGAACAAATGAGCCTGATTCATCAAAATGATACCAAGGGGACAGAAATGGCTTCATCAGATATTGGCTCATTATCTGCTTCGAGCTCACAAGTTGATCTATGGAAgtaa